From Aspergillus luchuensis IFO 4308 DNA, chromosome 2, nearly complete sequence:
TATAATAtctccaaggaggagatcgatATCATCGTGGATACGGCGGTCAAGGTGCTTGATGTTGTTTTTGCGAAAGTTAGTGCAGATTAATGATGGGATATGGAATTGCTTGCAGTAGACTCTGCTGCTAAGGATACGTACGCAGTTGTTGCGATGGTGCATTGACTGATTGCATCAGCAGTCAATGCGAGAGTCCGTCTGTCTCGTTGAAGGATGGAGGGTAGTCAACTGGATCCATTTCAAGGAGAATACAATTGATGtctctttataaaaaaacaaaaaagcacTAAAGCATCCgagtagaaagaaaagaatcaAAGCCACAGCCATCTCGGTCTCACGTGTGTGGATTTGTGCGGGTAGTCAACATTGCTGCTAGGAAATGTGTGCTGCTGAAGCCCATTGGTATAGGatatgagaagaagaattcgagtaaaaagcaaaagcgTTCAACACAGAGTCCGCATTTCGCTATTGTGTCCATCAGCTACGCTGATCGCACCAACTAGGTCGCGTTCCAGAATTCTCTGTATGCTGATCGGAGTTCCTTGAACTGATGATACTCGGGAGACATCAAATTGAGGTAGTTTCCGGGGTACTCGGCTGCTTTCAAGGCATGTAGGAACATGTCAAACCGTGCTTTCAATACTTCAGTAGCTTCAAGGCGGTCGGAGGCTTCGATAGTAGCGTGTCGCTCCAGAACTTGAATAGTTGGAGTGTAGTCTTAACGTAGTTAAGGTCAGTACATGACTTAAATGATGGATGCAGAAATTGCAATTGAGATAGGGTGGACTTGTTCAAGACTTACTGATGATCTCCGCTATATTTGGCTCAACACCATAGAGACATCGGAATGTGTCAGTATCATATCGTGGCGGATGCACtgtgccatcttcatcaatgtACCGGCCTTCTTCCCGGTATAAGTAAGCATCCGCATTGAGATGGCCGCCGTGCGCTTTCGCGTGTCCTTGGCTGATAATTCTTTTGATTGTCGGCCATGTGGTCATCCATATGGTCTCTTCGGTAGCTGGAAAGAAATCTTCCTCGGATCTTAGCAAATCCAAGGGTATACTCAACACTCATTCTCTGGCCAGTTTCGTCTCTAGGATAGGTAGTCTTGCGTTCTGGCGAGCCAACTCGACACCGGCGTTATTTCCCTGTTATCATTTCGTCTTTCACAGCTTCCACGCGCATTTCATCGGCTTCAAGGATTTCAGGGGTTCAATATTGATTTTCAACGACATTACAGCAGTTGCTCGTTCGTCTGTGTAGATCTCAGAGtcagcaggagcagggcCCTTTTGATTTCTTGTGGCGTTTTCTTTGTGAAGGGCGAAAAGTGGATAAACGGGAAGTATGAGTAGAGTAGGCGTAGTATGTGGACAGAAAGCAAAAGGGAAGGACCCAAGCAGAAAGATTTAAGCTTCTTGATATGTTCCACTTGAACTTCACTATTTCCTCACTGAACAAATTACCTAGCACAGCTCAAAAGAAACGAAAAACTCATAATAGAGTGACATGCCTGTAAGCCTTCCGGTAGGCCAAGTATAATCCAAGGGCTTAATCATTTCATGTTGAGCCTTGGGGAAGTACTGCGTGAGACgacaggaagagaaaagtgAAGTTTGCAATCACCATTCACTGTACATTCACTTGCTCGGAAACACAGAGCTTTCCGTACTATTTCATCAGATCCCCGTCAGTACCCGCCTATGGATACGGTACCTACGTAGGTACACCATAATGCAGACATCATCTACTCTTACCTCCCGGTACATATATTTCACCCCTCACCTTCTCACCTTACTacttcctcttttccaaGCTCATAACCATACTTTTCATAACGTGCTATTCTCCAGCGTTTCTTAACCCACGCCTTCAGGAACGGCAGTACCCCATCGGAGCGACACCTTCCCAAGACGCAGTGTCAACGTGCTTTCCCAAACAACCTTTCTACCGCGGCTTCCCAGTCAACAAGTAAATCTTGGGCCCGAGTCTCAAATGGTCGCTGCTACAAAGCGGTCGCTTTCTGAATGCCTTGAAGGCGATGAACTGTTCGTGGAAGCTGTGAGAGACGAGATGATAACAGGAAATCAAGCAGGTGTTAAGCTGGCTCTCCAAAACACCGAAATCCCTGTTATATACTCAAAAATTGATCAGCTCCGCGAGAAAATTGAGGATTTTGAAGCGGAACTGGCCGAGTTTCAACAAGAAGTGTCCGAATTTCAACATGCATCTGATCAGTTCGGGCAGTAGGCGCGCGCACAATTCAGCATTGGTTTCGCCGATATCAGAGACAGATCCCTCTCCTCGTTCCGAAGAGATGTTTTGAATGATACGGCGGTTGAAACTCAACGAGTCATCGATATTGGAGATGTAAGAGCCCATGGATGCCATTTCAAGGCGGATGCCTTCCTTTATGAAGAAGATTCTCGTTATCTCGAAGTACACCCACCACGCAATGGTCGGGGTACCTTTGTGCTTCTCTATGGGGTTGATTCTAGCCTTGCTAAGAAGATCGGTAAGttttgatatattatatccgCCTGATCTCTATTGACATTCCTGTATTTCCTATTTTGTTTATCCAGGGGCTGACCTTACCTACATTAAGACTACATTCCGACAATCAATGTAATAGAAAGACATGCTACAGTCAAGGCCTCTGAGAAGAGAATAGGAATCGACTTATTTGAGGAACGGCTCAACGAATTTCTAGATGCCTTGGATTCAGCTGGGTATGCAGGTGATTACTAAGGATCCCATGCAAGCAGATGCTCAGCTTAATGAACTCCATGAAGCATATAAGGATTTCTGGGTTGCTAGCAGATTGGTGCGATGACAGCATTGGCAGGCTTGAAACGATGACGTGGACTGCATGAGGCAGCACACATTTCTTAGCAGCAATGTTGACTACCCGCACAAATCCACACCTGACCCATCATTAAGCAGcattgaagcagcagcagcagcagcagcaggaggaggaggaggaggaggaggaggagtatGATTCATATACCCGATATAGCCGGCCTTTACTAAATTAAGGTACTGGTGGGAGGAAATAGTCACTATTTCAAGTGGAACATATCAAGAAGCTTATAGTTACATACACCAATTACAGATTCATATCACGCTTTAGCCTCAATCGCTGTCGCCTTCAATCCCGTAGAGACATCCTGATCTTTGCTTTCTCCATTTGCAGCCACCACTGTAGCAGGCGCAGGTCCCTCTGCCCACATGCTCGCCACGGTTTCCACGGCTCGTTCGACAACGACGCGCACCCGATCCCTTAGCGCAGGGTTGGCGCACTCCACTTCCAAATCTTCCAGCCATATCCGGGCGATGTGCTTGTCGACCTTGATTTCGAGCCCCGGGAATGGAATGCCTAGTGCGTGGAGACGAGAAATCTCGGCTGCTTCTAGCTCTGTTaggtcatcttcctcttcctcttcctcctcctcttcttccttcacggGGGTTGACTTGTCGTCGGAGTCAACTTTGTCAGTAGTGCCGTTGGTAATACTATTGGGGGGTAGGCGTGGGCGCTCGATGGCTGTGATCTCGGAGCCGAATTGGGCTTGGAGCATCATGAGGAGACGTCGGAAACGCTCTTCTGGTCCGACATTAGAGTGGGGATTGGGAATTTGGTGGGTGTGGTCATCGtcgtgatggtgatggtggtggtggtgatggtgatgcttGTGCTTTGCGGATTCTGTATGGTTTGTAGTTAGCAGGATGGTTCTTCATAGGTATTGTTATGGGCGGCTGCCACTTACGTTTCACTGACGCAGGGCTGCTCTCAACAGTCAGGAGGACTGCCATGACTGCATCAGCAACTCCGTCGTTCATCATGTTCCCTTCCCATTCAAGTTCGACCTCGCGAGTACGAGGATAGTATCGGATGAGCACGCAACCCATGACCAGGTAAGTTTGCGTATCTCCCATGGGGATTTCTTCATCGGCGGCTTCCTCCTTGACTTTGTCTCCGTTGGCTTTGTCGGATTCATCTTCCTGTCCCTTCTTGACAACTTCCTGCTGTGGTTTGCCGACTTCTTCAATGGCACCAAAGGTACCTTCAAGAGCCCATTTGATTAGGTCCATGCTTGCAGAGCTTAACGTAATATGCTGCTTGCATAtaatggcggtggtggtcaaACCAGCATACTCGCGGAGATCGTCGGGTGCCATCAATGATAAGTTGAAGCCATTCTGGACAAGGACGCCGGACATGAGCTGGCCATCATCTTGCTCCGAAGGAGGCGTGATCTGAGCCAATCTACCCACTACCTTTGCGATCTTGTCCTTTTTGAACGGAATGCGAACTTCTTCGCAATTACCCGGCGTGTAGACCTTGACTTTGACGGTCTTCTCGGCGTTAAGACTGAGCAGCTTCGACTTGAGACGCATCATTTGGTGCTTTTCACCGTGCACAAGGATCTAAGGAGAATGAGTAATCCAAACATATTGTGACGAGAGGTAAAACGGGGCTACATACCACAACAGGTGCAGAGACTTCCTCAATGAAATTTCTGTTCTCAACTCCATCTACATGGGCTGCGAAACTGACCTCATCCACTGTACATCTTCTGGGAATCATAaccttctgctcttcttcatttccggCAGCCATGCCTCGCCTCACCAATCCCGTCGTTGCTCTTGACATGACCGCAGGGATTTGCTCTGGTTCGTTCAGGATCTGCTTGGCCATTGTGCCCTCAACACTGTAGCCTGTCATGACCACACCATTGCGTTCGTTCGGGGCCCACCGCTCCAGAAGCTCCCTACTAGTTCCTGTCTGGAGCATACCTGGTGAAGCCAGCATAACACACCCCCCTACATCGTCGAAACGTTCCAGGCTGCGCAAACTTCTGACGAATCTGAAGTCCCAGGGCCCTGCACTGACACTCTTGTCACCACTAGCTTCCGCTTCCGCCATACGCTGACGGAAGAGTCGCTTGATGTTATCGTTCATTGCACCTATATATGTTTGATACACAACCATACATCTGCGAGCCGTATTTCCGATATAGTAGATAGGTATCTTCTGAAGTTCGGGATGTGTCTCCCAATATTCATCCAGAATGAGCAACAATTCCTGGGCGCGACCCAGGGCAAACACCGGCATTAAGACCCTGCCTCCGCGATTCAGGACTCCGGTAATGGCTTTCATAAGGGCGGCTTCACGTTCCAGGCGGGGGGGATTGGACGAAATGCCGAACGTCGACTCCGTGATAAGCACGTCGATTTTCACACCTTTGGGAACTTCGGCTGGAATCAGATGTCTGTCTTCTTCACGAGAGTAGTCACCGGTAAAGAGAATGTTGAGGCCGGCGATCGAAATCAGGAACATTGCCGCACCAAGGACGTGGCCAGCAGGGAAGGGAGTAATGCGAATGCTATTGATGGTGTGCGTTGTGTTGAAGTCGATCGTCTCGATTAAGGGAAGCGTAGACAAATGGTCCTGCTCGGTATACAAAGTGGTGCGTTGATCCGAAGACGAGGCCGTGCTGCTCACACGCACATTATCCTGGATCAACCATTTGTAGATGGCTTTGGTGGCGTGTGTCATGAATACACGGCCCTTGAAATTGGTCTTGCTGAGCACATAGGGGAGCGCGGAGGAATGATCAACATGGAAACTATGAGTTAAGTAGAGTATCTATCAGCCGACTGTCCGATTGAGATGGTCGAGCAAGAGTGAAATTGCAATGTAGCAGAGACTGCGTTAAAAGGCACGGATACAGAGATACAACGCAAAGACCAAGATGAATAACTAGCATATATTGTATTGTGTCTCTCAGTACATGAGCAAATGCAATTGCTATGATGGCAGAGAGGACCTCTACCACCATGCTGGGAAACCAAGGAGAGATGTGGTGTGGGATGCTATCCACGGCCATGAACAATCCCCGCATGCTCGGGGGCGACGGTGTAGGAAGGGTGACTAGGGGAACGCAAAAGAGAGACTGTCCCACATACTGGCTGATCAAAAGAATATCTACCGTGCTGAGGTCAAATTCGTCAAAGAAGGGCAGGGCTGAGAAGCCTTCTTTCGCAGGATGCATACCAGCGTCAAGCTAATAAAACCAGTCAGTAAACAGTAGTTACAGCATTGGGTTGCGAATGACACACCATCACTGTTTTGCCCTTATACTGGATTATGTGACATGATCGCCCGACTTCATTTCCACCTCCTAGACAATAGAAAGCCAATTCATCCGTTGGATCGGCCGGCTCGTCATCCACCGCGGCATTCAAGGCCGATGCCTTTCGCTTTGTGGCCATTATTGGGAGTTTCGGATAAGCTACAGGTAGCGATGCGGAACCGATGAGAGTATGCAGCAGGCCAGTACAGATGCGACGGGGTCAATAGTAGGTGATGGTGTTCCTGGAGGTGCCGATATTCCTAAACTAGCTGCGTCTGCTCCGTAGGATGTCAGTTGACGCGGGATTGACTGCCCATGACATGTACTGCACAGAACCTGATCTAAATCTGCAGGAATTTAAACAGTCAGTGCAGTATCTGCCACAGTAGTATCTTGAGCAACAGGCAAAGTGTGTTATATCTTCTGCATTTCCTGCAACTGGGCGCATTAAAGACACGGAAAGTCGCGAAaccaagaagcgcaaggtcCAACATGGCGCGGACTTACCTAAGCCAGCCACGTGATGCTCTCGGACGGATCGCCGCAACAGCAAACCTCGTCGGTGCGAAGCTCCCCTTCGCCGTTCGCGAGAGTAACACCGATAAACCCCGTcgaccttcttccctccctccggtGCTCACTTCTTCACCAAGACTCCCTGTTCGATCTCTCTACGCCATTCAGATCTTACTTGCGATGACCTGAGATGGTCTCACTTGGTGGCGGAGGCGGTTAAAGTAGTCCGCCCGGTTttcctacatacatacaacgCGAAAACACCTTCCCTTCTGGCGTCCAGCGCAACCGTGACTCGGTCTTGCCTTCGTTTCTTCGAGTTGGAATTTTCATCGAAGCCACAACATCCATTCACCATGGCGCAgccccagcaacaacacTTGACGCAGTCATTTTCCCCGCCGGGTTCCTCACCTTCACCTGGTGCCCCGTCGCCTGTAAACGGTGGTGTCCCTGCACCTCTCAAGCGCCAACATCTTTCACCTCTCCCTCAGTCCCAGTCTCCTTACGCCTCACCTAGCTTTGGGACGTTACAACTACCGCAACACCAGCCGGCTCCCATGACTACACCGACCATGAATATGAACGGCGTCCCCCAGACTCccgctcctccgcctccacctccaggCGCGATGGGACCCCCTTCTCGACCGGCAGACAAGGCTACCGATGCTGCTGAGCTCACAGATGTGCTAGCATCGTCAGGAATTGATGtgcgggaagaggaggcgtaCCTGACAAGCAGTTACTCTGGTCCTCCGGTGCAGGCTCAACAACCACCTCGCCCTCCACAGCCACAGATTCCGCAgcaacaacctcaacaaccGGTGCCACCTGCTGTGAATACTTCATTCACATCACAAGCGTCTACGACTGGGAGCGTTCCTACGACTCCTAGTTTTGAACAACCCTCCCCATATAAGCCGGCGACTACGCAGGATTCCTTCTACAGGGAGCCGTCgacgcagcctcctccgcccttcAAGGATCCTAACGAGCCGACTCGCGAAGACACTGAGGCAGCTCGGCGCGCACAGTATACTTTACAGGACTCTTTCTTGTGGACTAAGGTTTTGGAGCAGAGGCTGCAGAAACGTGGATTCGAACTCGGAGTCCGTATACCGGCAGAAGGGCTGTATCATCCCGTACCCGGTCGCCAACAGCCTATTGAAGTCACTGGACCAGATGGATCATCGATCATACGTTCCGGGCAGACAATCTTGAACCAGACCGGTGCACCTCTATTGGACATTCTCAGCTTAATGTCTATCGCATGTGAGGAGCGGTTGCGAACGGTGGTCGATTATTCTTCAACACTGGCTCGCAGTCGACGCGCACACTCGCATGGGGTTGTCCCCACTGATTGGAAGGACGTTGCTACATCGGCTAATGCTGTCAATGGGAGTGTGGAAAATCCTAGCACACCACTCAAGCGTATGTTTACCCTGAGGCTTCAAGAAGTGTTCCAGGCTAATCGATTGGCATATAGGCCCACATTCAGCAATCGAATCACAGGGTACCAAACCTCTGTCGGAGAAGTATCGCCTGCTTATGGAAAAGGACAATTCCAGCGAAGAGGCCCGTGCTGCGAAACGTACCAAGCGCAGCGCAAATGCCAtccttggagaagggggagcGAGCCGATCAGAATCTGTGGATATCCCTGGCTCCGGCGCCTCCACACCGATCGGAGAGAGAGCCCCTAGCATCGATAAGAAGGGAATGTcgaagaaggaagccaaAAAGCTCATGGATGCCAAGGCCAGCGAggctcaacaacatcagcagTCAGTAGAGACCGCGCGCCTGGCTACTAACAGCATGCTATCTGGTCGCATGTTTGGAAGCAAGAAAACGTACTCGTGGTTAAATCGTGGTGCAGCAGCTGGCAGTGGATTTTCCACGCCGTCCCGGGTCAACACCGCCACGCCGCCTGCAAGCGCGGACAAACCCGGACGTTCCGGTGAGCCAGCCGCCGTGCCTGCAAAACGTCTGGGAACATGGCGAGAAGACAAAGACAAAGGTGCCGGCATCCAGGTCCGGGATGTTCTATTCatgctggagctggatggcAGAGGCCCCCGACACGTACAAAAGGCCTATTCGAAAGATGTGAAGGAGGATCGAGCGGACTAAGATTACCTAGCATGTGTCGCTTCAGCGGTTTGTAATTCCGTTTTGGGTTCCGTGCTGTGACTGCGCAGGATCGTGGTTACTTGGCAAGGTTGCATACTCCGCAGTGCTCGCAGTTGGTGTTCTTATCATTCATTGTATGTGCATTGGCCCATTCTTTTCGCATCCGATTGTGACGCCCCGGACTATTGTCTGAGTAATACTCAAGCTCCCGATTCTCTTCCGTTCTTCCAAGCTTACTACCCCCTGTTTAATTGACCCGGGTCTCTGCCCGATATTTCATGTGGATGTATTACTTTTTCTTATGCCCGTGTGTTACGGAGGGGAATCAGGGTATTGCTATTGCAGCCCGCTTGCTCTATCTCCTAACTGACGGCAGTGAGCAGCAAACGCCTGTATATGGGGACTGTGGATATTGTCGGACAGTTCAGTGACGTGTTGTCTGGAAGACGACAATTTGACGCCCCGATGATATTTGGCTTTGCCAGTGTGCCAcggggagaagagagcaaaacaaaagaaatgaaagaaacGACATGGGTAGACTCCGTCTGCCGGTGTATCAACTCGGTCACTGCATTTCATACATTTGAAATGATATGACATATTTGCCTAGCAGACTGACCATCTTCTATCCCTTCGTTCCTTACTATTTCCCGCGTAGTTGTAGTTTGTTTCGTACCTTAGGCCATTTGTACTGCATGCCAAGCCCGAGGTTTCCCAGAGCAGTTTAGGGTTGACGCTTAGATCGTTCGGGGCATCGGGTGGGACCAAACACGCAAGTCTCTTTCAGCCGGAACAACTAAATCTGACTTCATCGTTTGCCCGGGGAGAGTTACCAATCAGCATGCCCACCAGACTTTCAGCCATCGTTCCAGTCACACTCGAATCATCGCCC
This genomic window contains:
- a CDS encoding uncharacterized protein (COG:S;~EggNog:ENOG410PHE4;~InterPro:IPR007900;~PFAM:PF05236;~go_component: GO:0005669 - transcription factor TFIID complex [Evidence IEA];~go_process: GO:0006352 - DNA-templated transcription, initiation [Evidence IEA]), giving the protein MAQPQQQHLTQSFSPPGSSPSPGAPSPVNGGVPAPLKRQHLSPLPQSQSPYASPSFGTLQLPQHQPAPMTTPTMNMNGVPQTPAPPPPPPGAMGPPSRPADKATDAAELTDVLASSGIDVREEEAYLTSSYSGPPVQAQQPPRPPQPQIPQQQPQQPVPPAVNTSFTSQASTTGSVPTTPSFEQPSPYKPATTQDSFYREPSTQPPPPFKDPNEPTREDTEAARRAQYTLQDSFLWTKVLEQRLQKRGFELGVRIPAEGLYHPVPGRQQPIEVTGPDGSSIIRSGQTILNQTGAPLLDILSLMSIACEERLRTVVDYSSTLARSRRAHSHGVVPTDWKDVATSANAVNGSVENPSTPLKRPHSAIESQGTKPLSEKYRLLMEKDNSSEEARAAKRTKRSANAILGEGGASRSESVDIPGSGASTPIGERAPSIDKKGMSKKEAKKLMDAKASEAQQHQQSVETARLATNSMLSGRMFGSKKTYSWLNRGAAAGSGFSTPSRVNTATPPASADKPGRSGEPAAVPAKRLGTWREDKDKGAGIQVRDVLFMLELDGRGPRHVQKAYSKDVKEDRAD
- the ysh1 gene encoding cleavage polyadenylation factor subunit YSH1 (BUSCO:EOG09260RRC;~COG:A;~EggNog:ENOG410PIVA;~InterPro:IPR036866,IPR011108,IPR001279,IPR022712, IPR021718;~PFAM:PF11718,PF07521,PF10996,PF16661,PF00753;~TransMembrane:1 (i173-193o)) encodes the protein MATKRKASALNAAVDDEPADPTDELAFYCLGGGNEVGRSCHIIQYKGKTVMLDAGMHPAKEGFSALPFFDEFDLSTVDILLISHFHVDHSSALPYVLSKTNFKGRVFMTHATKAIYKWLIQDNVRVSSTASSSDQRTTLYTEQDHLSTLPLIETIDFNTTHTINSIRITPFPAGHVLGAAMFLISIAGLNILFTGDYSREEDRHLIPAEVPKGVKIDVLITESTFGISSNPPRLEREAALMKAITGVLNRGGRVLMPVFALGRAQELLLILDEYWETHPELQKIPIYYIGNTARRCMVVYQTYIGAMNDNIKRLFRQRMAEAEASGDKSVSAGPWDFRFVRSLRSLERFDDVGGCVMLASPGMLQTGTSRELLERWAPNERNGVVMTGYSVEGTMAKQILNEPEQIPAVMSRATTGLVRRGMAAGNEEEQKVMIPRRCTVDEVSFAAHVDGVENRNFIEEVSAPVVILVHGEKHQMMRLKSKLLSLNAEKTVKVKVYTPGNCEEVRIPFKKDKIAKVVGRLAQITPPSEQDDGQLMSGVLVQNGFNLSLMAPDDLREYAGLTTTAIICKQHITLSSASMDLIKWALEGTFGAIEEVGKPQQEVVKKGQEDESDKANGDKVKEEAADEEIPMGDTQTYLVMGCVLIRYYPRTREVELEWEGNMMNDGVADAVMAVLLTVESSPASVKQSAKHKHHHHHHHHHHHDDDHTHQIPNPHSNVGPEERFRRLLMMLQAQFGSEITAIERPRLPPNSITNGTTDKVDSDDKSTPVKEEEEEEEEEEDDLTELEAAEISRLHALGIPFPGLEIKVDKHIARIWLEDLEVECANPALRDRVRVVVERAVETVASMWAEGPAPATVVAANGESKDQDVSTGLKATAIEAKA